From the Gadus chalcogrammus isolate NIFS_2021 chromosome 15, NIFS_Gcha_1.0, whole genome shotgun sequence genome, one window contains:
- the gclc gene encoding glutamate--cysteine ligase catalytic subunit, with translation MGLLSQGSPLNWEETKKYADHIRKHGIIQFLNIYNKVKDRQRDVLKWGDEVEYMLIEMDEANEKVRIVLTGEEVLETLQEQGEKINPNHPTLWRPEYGSYMIEGTPGQPYGGTMSEFNTVEDNMDKRRREASAALKPNETLCTITAFPRLGCPGFTKPEYRPTPVEAGVSRSLFFPDEAINTHPRFSTLTRNIRHRRGEKVVINVPIFRDQKTPTPFVENFPEDDGEGARAALPDHIYMDAMGFGMGNCCLQVTFQACSIAEARYLYDQLATFCPIVMALSAASPFYRGYVSDIDCRWGVISASVDDRTPEERGLKPLKNDKYRIFKSRYDSIDSYLSSCGEKYNDIDLTIDEDIYKQLLDGGIDKLLAQHIAHLFIRDPLSIFEEKLNLDDENESDHFENLQSTNWQTMRFKPPPPNSDIGWRVEFRPMEVQLTDFENSAYVVFVVLLTRVILSYKLDFLIPLSKVDENMKVAQKRNAVQEDMFYFRKDIFKGCNPGLDGATASAQNGVETDGDSEEYMLMSIDTIINGKEGVFPGLIPILNCYLENMEVDVDTRCTILNYLKLIKKRASGELMTMAKWMREFVSQHPQYQQDSVVTDKINYDLLRKCDRIATGQERCPELFGEPINRFK, from the exons ATGGGCTTGCTGTCACAAGGGTCACCGCTCAACTGGGAGGAAACCAAGAAGTACGCAGATCACATCCGTAAACATGGTATCATTCAGTTCCTCAACATCTACAATAAAGTGAAAGACCGCCAGAGAGACGTGTTGAAATGGGGAGACGAG GTGGAGTACATGTTGATTGAAATGGACGAGGCAAACGAGAAGGTTCGAATTGTTCTGACTGGAGAGGAAGTTTTAGAAACGCTTCAAGAACAAGGTGAAAAGATCAACCCTAA CCACCCCACCCTGTGGAGGCCGGAGTACGGCAGCTACATGATCGAAGGCACCCCCGGCCAGCCGTACGGAGGCACCATGTCGGAGTTCAACACCGTGGAGGACAACATGGACAAGAGGCGACGAGAGGCCTCTGCCGCGCTGAAGCCCAACGAGACCCTCTGCACCATCACCGCCTTCCCCAG GTTAGGTTGTCCGGGTTTCACCAAACCAGAGTATCGCCCGACACCTGTGGAAGCGGGGGTCTCCAGGTCTTTGTTCTTCCCAGACGAAGCGATCAATACACATCCAAGATTCAG CACGTTGACCAGAAACATACGTCACAGGAGAGGCGAGAAAGTGGTCATCAATGTACCAA TCTTCAGGGACCAGAAAACCCCAACTCCCTTCGTGGAGAACTTTCCGGAGGACGACGGGGAGGGGGCGAGAGCCGCGCTGCCAGACCACATCTACATGGACGCCATGGGCTTCGGGATGGGCAACTGTTGCCTCCAG GTGACATTCCAAGCGTGCAGCATTGCCGAGGCAAGATATCTGTACGACCAACTGGCAACATTCTGCCCTATTGTG ATGGCCCTGAGTGCTGCCTCGCCCTTCTACCGGGGGTACGTGTCCGATATTGATTGCCGCTGGGGGGTTATTTCTGCCTCGGTGGATGACCGCACACCAGAGGAAAGAGGCCTAAAG CCTTTGAAAAACGACAAATACAGAATCTTCAAGTCGCGCTACGATTCCATCGACAGCTACCTCTCCAGCTGCGGGGAGAAGTACAACGACATCGACCTGACCATCGACGAGGACATCTACAAACAGCTCCTGGATGGAG GGATCGACAAGCTGCTGGCTCAACACATAGCCCACCTCTTCATCCGAGACCCTCTCTCAATATTTGAGGAGAAGCTGAACCTGGACGACGAGAACGAGTCCGATCACTTCGAG AACCTCCAGTCCACCAACTGGCAGACCATGAGATTCAAACCCCCGCCCCCAAACTCGGACATCGGCTGGAGGGTTGAATTCCGCCCCATGGAG GTGCAGCTGACTGACTTTGAGAACTCGGCGTACGTGGTGTTCGTCGTGCTCCTCACAAGAGTGATCCTATCCTACAAACTGGACTTCCTCATCCCCCTGTCTAAG GTGGACGAGAACATGAAGGTCGCGCAGAAGAGGAACGCTGTGCAGGAAGACATGTTCTACTTCCGGAAGGACATCTTCAAAG GGTGCAACCCCGGGCTGGACGGCGCCACGGCGTCCGCCCAGAACGGCGTGGAGACGGACGGCGACAGCGAGGAGTACATGCTGATGAGCATCGACACCATCATCAACGGGAAG GAGGGCGTGTTCCCGGGGCTGATCCCCATCCTCAACTGCTACCTGGAGAACATGGAGGTGGACGTGGACACACGCTGCACCATCCTCAACTACCTGAAGCTCATCAAGAAACGAGCCtcag GGGAGCTCATGACCATGGCCAAGTGGATGAGGGAGTTCGTCTCCCAGCACCCGCAGTACCAGCAGGACAGCGTCGTCACCGACAAGATCAACTACGACCTCCTGAGGAAGTGCGACCGCATCGCCACGGGGCAGGAGCGCTGCCCCGAGCTCTTCGGGGAGCCCATCAACCGGTTCAAATGA
- the klhl31 gene encoding kelch-like protein 31 produces MAPKKNKATKKNKGEINEMTIMVEDSPVTKINGLNTLLDGGNGFSCISTEVTDAVYAPNLLEGLSKMRQDSFLCDLTVATKSKSFDVHKVVMASCSQYIQNILKKDTALQTIDLNELSPVGLATAITYAYSGKLTLSLYSIGSTIAAAMLLQIHTLVKMCSDFLMQELSVENCMYVANIADTYDLKETKKAAQKFMRENFIEFSEMEQFLKLTFEQICDFLSDDSLQLPSEVTAFQIAMRWLDFDEKRLKYAADLLTHIRFGTISAQDLVNHVQNAPRMMQDPECHRLLVDAMNYHLLPFQQNILQSRRTKVRGGVRVMITVGGRPALTEKSLSKEVLYRDADSVWNKLTEMPAKSFNQCVAVLDGFLYVAGGEDQNDARNQAKHAVSNFCRYDPRFNTWIHLSNMIQKRTHFSLNTFNGLLFAIGGRNSDGVQASVECYVPSSNQWQTKAPMEVPRCCHASSIIDGKILVSGGYINNAYTRAVCSYDPSTDTWQDKSSMSSPRGWHCAATVGDRAYVLGGSQLGGRGERVDVFTVECYSPQNGQWSYCAPLRTGVSTAGVAILNEKVYLLGGWNEVEKKYKKCIQVYSPDINEWTEDDELPEATVGISCCMVNIPTRKTRESRASSVSSAPVSI; encoded by the exons ATGGCTCCCAAGAAGAACAAGGCAACCAAGAAGAACAAAGGGGAGATCAATGAGATGACCATCATGGTGGAAGACAGCCCCGTCACCAAGATCAACGGGCTGAACACCCTGCTGGACGGGGGAAACGGCTTCAGCTGCATCTCCACCGAGGTCACGGACGCGGTGTACGCCCCCAACCTCCTGGAAGGGCTGAGCAAGATGAGGCAGGACAGCTTCCTCTGCGACCTCACCGTGGCCACCAAGTCAAAGTCCTTCGACGTCCACAAGGTGGTCATGGCGTCCTGCAGCCAATACATCCAGAACATCCTGAAGAAGGACACGGCGCTGCAGACCATTGACCTGAATGAGCTCTCCCCTGTGGGTCTGGCCACCGCCATCACGTACGCCTACAGCGGGAAGCTGACGCTGTCCCTGTACAGCATCGGCAGCACGATCGCCGCGGCGATGCTGCTGCAGATCCACACCCTGGTGAAGATGTGCAGCGACTTCCTCATGCAGGAGCTGAGCGTGGAGAACTGCATGTACGTGGCCAACATCGCCGACACCTACGACCTCAAAGAGACCAAGAAGGCGGCCCAGAAGTTCATGCGGGAGAACTTCATCGAGTTCTCAGAGATGGAGCAGTTCCTGAAGCTCACCTTTGAGCAGATCTGCGACTTCCTGTCGGACGACTCCCTGCAGCTGCCCTCCGAGGTCACCGCCTTCCAGATCGCCATGAGGTGGTTGGACTTCGACGAGAAGAGGCTGAAGTACGCCGCCGACCTCCTGACGCACATCCGCTTCGGCACCATTTCCGCCCAGGACCTGGTGAACCACGTCCAGAACGCCCCTCGCATGATGCAAGACCCCGAGTGCCACCGCCTCCTGGTCGACGCCATGAATTACCACCTGCTGCCGTTCCAACAGAACATCCTCCAGTCGCGCAGGACCAAGGTGCGCGGGGGCGTCCGGGTGATGATCACCGTCGGCGGACGCCCTGCTCTGACCGAGAAGTCTCTGAGCAAGGAGGTCCTGTACAGGGATGCTGATAGTGTCTGGAATAAGCTGACGGAAATGCCAGCCAAGAGCTTTAACCAGTGTGTGGCGGTCCTGGATGGTTTCCTGTACGTGGCGGGCGGAGAGGACCAGAATGACGCAAGGAACCAGGCCAAACACGCCGTCAGCAATTTCTGCAG GTATGACCCCCGCTTCAACACTTGGATTCACCTGAGCAACATGATCCAGAAGCGCACCCATTTCAGCCTCAACACCTTCAACGGCCTCCTGTTCGCCATCGGCGGCCGCAACTCGGACGGCGTCCAGGCCTCGGTGGAGTGCTACGTCCCCTCGTCCAACCAGTGGCAGACCAAGGCCCCGATGGAGGTGCCGCGCTGCTGCCACGCCAGCTCCATCATCGACGGCAAGATCCTCGTTTCCGGAGGGTACATCAACAACGCCTACACCCGGGCCGTGTGCAGCTACGACCCCTCCACGGACACCTGGCAGGATAAGAGCAGCATGAGCTCGCCCAGGGGCTGGCACTGCGCCGCCACGGTGGGAGACCGGGCCTACGTGCTCGGGGGAAGCCAGCTGGGAGGCCGCGGGGAGAGGGTGGATGTCTTTACGGTGGAGTGCTACAGCCCCCAGAACGGGCAGTGGAGCTACTGTGCGCCGCTGCGCACCGGGGTCAGCACGGCCGGCGTGGCGATTCTCAACGAGAAGGTTTATCTCCTGGGGGGCTGGAACGAGGTGGAGAAGAAGTACAAGAAGTGCATCCAGGTTTACAGCCCTGATATCAACGAATGGACTGAGGATGACGAGTTGCCGGAAGCCACTGTTGGTATCTCGTGTTGTATGGTCAACATACCCACACGTAAAACACGAGAGTCTAGGGCCAGTTCAGTTTCTTCTGCCCCAGTTAGTATATGA